In one Aeromicrobium erythreum genomic region, the following are encoded:
- a CDS encoding (2Fe-2S)-binding protein: MPKYSFQLNGEKVTVDVEKGVRLLWVLRDVLGVTGPKYGCGINVCKACTSHLNGKAFNPCAVPVEKIRPTDKVTTIEGLADTVPGDDLHPMQEAWLEHDVAQCGYCQPGQIMTAVALVKRVQREGRAITDADLDAIRNVCRCGTYTRIREAVRTGERLMRR, translated from the coding sequence ATGCCCAAGTACAGCTTCCAGCTCAACGGCGAGAAGGTCACCGTCGACGTCGAGAAGGGCGTGCGCCTCCTGTGGGTGCTGCGTGACGTCCTCGGCGTCACCGGCCCGAAGTACGGGTGCGGCATCAACGTCTGCAAGGCGTGCACGTCGCACCTGAACGGCAAGGCCTTCAACCCGTGCGCGGTGCCGGTCGAGAAGATCCGGCCCACCGACAAGGTCACGACCATCGAGGGTCTGGCGGACACCGTGCCCGGAGACGACCTGCACCCGATGCAGGAGGCCTGGCTCGAGCACGACGTCGCGCAGTGCGGCTACTGCCAGCCCGGCCAGATCATGACCGCGGTGGCGCTCGTCAAGCGAGTGCAACGTGAGGGTCGGGCCATCACCGACGCCGACCTCGACGCGATCCGCAACGTGTGCCGCTGCGGCACCTACACGCGGATCCGCGAGGCGGTCCGCACGGGCGAGAGGCTGATGCGCCGGTGA
- a CDS encoding nuclease-related domain-containing protein — MTVHEVERPAYGRHRSETPTGERRIVLRRPGTCSLCSSALAPRTTAVADPDHGSVRCVDCEGGAALAAAARHRRTGDDELAPAVSPTAHADLRHRLDQLRDHDVRLLHGRRVPGSSTTLDHVVVTPGGVWVVAESDLEGDLRVVVEGGRLRPRSERLVVGRRTVSRPVDTVLKQAAAVRDVVGADVPVHPVLCVAGDGPAADGVTTRGVAVVRPAELESLLLRSGDAGIDVPGVRQRLAVVFRVV; from the coding sequence GTGACGGTGCACGAGGTGGAGCGACCCGCGTACGGACGCCACCGGTCCGAGACGCCGACGGGCGAGCGGCGCATCGTCCTGCGCCGACCTGGCACGTGCAGCCTCTGCTCCAGCGCGCTCGCACCGCGCACGACCGCCGTCGCCGACCCCGACCACGGCTCGGTCCGGTGCGTCGACTGCGAGGGCGGTGCCGCCCTGGCCGCCGCGGCGCGGCACCGTCGGACCGGTGACGACGAGCTCGCGCCGGCCGTCTCTCCCACAGCGCACGCCGACCTGCGGCACCGCCTCGACCAGCTGCGCGACCACGACGTCCGACTGCTCCACGGGCGTCGGGTGCCGGGGTCCTCGACGACCCTCGACCACGTCGTCGTCACGCCCGGCGGCGTCTGGGTGGTCGCCGAGTCCGACCTCGAGGGCGACCTGCGCGTCGTCGTCGAGGGCGGCCGGCTGCGCCCCCGCAGCGAGCGTCTTGTCGTGGGCCGACGCACCGTCTCGCGGCCCGTCGACACGGTGCTCAAGCAGGCCGCCGCGGTGCGCGACGTCGTGGGCGCCGACGTGCCGGTGCATCCCGTCCTCTGCGTCGCCGGCGACGGCCCGGCCGCCGACGGCGTGACCACCCGCGGCGTCGCGGTGGTGCGTCCTGCAGAGCTGGAGAGCTTGCTCCTGCGCTCCGGCGACGCCGGCATCGACGTCCCGGGCGTCCGTCAACGCCTGGCCGTCGTGTTCCGCGTGGTCTGA
- a CDS encoding alpha/beta hydrolase fold domain-containing protein → MLGWSTDPRRRHPFTVLYMRLMWLRRDKQAFEGAQRTLRTARRRQQSGDAPPTRRVRWVHRVGRAHRHGMTVWSVQPRRRRPVVRVVYLHGGGYVHPLTSDYWRLVSALARTPALVEVPAYPLAPDATVDDVLPALVALAADDVDRLPTVVMGDSAGGALALVVARRLCDGDGPEPRRVVCLSPWLDATLSEPEVRDLEASDPMLAESGLRAAGRWWAGRRDPADPEVSPQATRLDGLPPVDVLVGDRDILRPAVETLAERARDADVDLRVHEVTSMFHVWMTRAIPEGRRTRRALVALLRTTAASPPG, encoded by the coding sequence ATGCTCGGCTGGTCCACCGATCCTCGCAGGCGGCATCCGTTCACCGTGCTGTACATGCGGCTGATGTGGCTGCGTCGTGACAAGCAGGCGTTCGAGGGCGCGCAGCGCACGCTGCGCACCGCCAGGAGGCGTCAGCAGTCGGGCGACGCCCCGCCGACACGACGGGTCCGGTGGGTGCACCGGGTGGGACGCGCGCATCGGCACGGGATGACCGTGTGGTCGGTGCAGCCACGACGTCGTCGTCCCGTCGTCCGCGTGGTCTACCTGCACGGTGGCGGCTACGTGCACCCGCTGACGTCGGACTACTGGAGGCTGGTGTCGGCCCTGGCGCGGACGCCGGCCCTCGTGGAGGTCCCGGCCTACCCGCTGGCCCCAGACGCGACCGTCGACGACGTGCTGCCCGCGCTCGTCGCGCTGGCGGCCGACGACGTGGACCGGCTGCCGACGGTCGTCATGGGCGACTCGGCCGGCGGGGCGCTCGCGCTGGTCGTCGCACGTCGCCTCTGTGACGGCGACGGGCCCGAGCCACGTCGTGTCGTCTGCCTCTCGCCCTGGCTCGACGCGACCCTGTCGGAGCCCGAGGTGCGTGACCTGGAGGCGTCGGACCCGATGCTCGCCGAGTCCGGGCTGCGCGCGGCCGGGCGCTGGTGGGCCGGCCGACGCGACCCGGCCGACCCCGAGGTCAGCCCGCAGGCGACGAGGCTCGACGGACTGCCGCCGGTCGACGTCCTCGTGGGCGACCGGGACATCCTGCGTCCGGCGGTCGAGACGCTCGCGGAACGGGCGCGGGACGCGGACGTCGACCTGCGCGTGCACGAGGTGACGAGCATGTTCCACGTGTGGATGACCCGAGCGATCCCCGAGGGGCGTCGGACACGACGCGCGCTCGTCGCGCTGCTGCGCACGACGGCGGCGAGCCCGCCGGGCTGA
- a CDS encoding LLM class flavin-dependent oxidoreductase, whose translation MTTQTDDTTTTPAVQFGLDTFGDIPLGPDGELLSHADAIRQVVEEAVLADRVGVDVMALGEHHRDDFAISSPETVLAGIASRTERIRLASGVTVLSSDDPVRVFQRFATLDALSNGRAQVILGRGSFTESFPLFGFDLADYDVLFEEKIQLFTELLKEQPVTWSGTTRAPLEGADVFPKTDSGHLDTWVGVGGSPQSVVRAAHYGLPLMIAIIGGSPDRFAPYLELYGRAAEKFGTTAHPVGMHSPGFVADTDEAAARIAWPHFKASRDRIGRDRGWPPVTARDYEREIAHGSLYLGSPETVAQKMAAAIRTLGVGRFDMIYTTGSTPAADRLRSVELYGTEVIPRVRELLAADATVPAAAAQA comes from the coding sequence ATGACCACGCAGACCGACGACACCACGACGACCCCCGCCGTGCAGTTCGGGCTCGACACGTTCGGCGACATCCCCCTCGGACCCGACGGAGAGCTGCTGTCGCACGCGGACGCCATCCGCCAGGTCGTCGAGGAGGCCGTGCTCGCCGACCGGGTCGGCGTCGACGTCATGGCGCTCGGCGAGCACCACCGCGACGACTTCGCCATCTCCAGCCCCGAGACGGTGCTGGCCGGCATCGCCTCGCGCACGGAGCGGATCCGGCTGGCGTCGGGCGTGACCGTGCTGTCCTCCGACGACCCGGTGCGCGTGTTCCAGCGCTTCGCGACGCTCGACGCGCTGTCGAACGGTCGGGCGCAGGTGATCCTCGGCCGCGGCTCCTTCACCGAGTCGTTCCCGCTCTTCGGCTTCGACCTCGCCGACTACGACGTGCTCTTCGAGGAGAAGATCCAGCTGTTCACCGAGCTGCTGAAGGAGCAGCCGGTGACGTGGTCGGGCACCACCCGCGCGCCGCTCGAGGGCGCCGACGTCTTCCCGAAGACGGACTCCGGCCACCTCGACACCTGGGTCGGGGTCGGCGGCTCGCCGCAGTCGGTCGTCCGCGCCGCGCACTACGGCCTGCCGCTCATGATCGCCATCATCGGCGGGTCGCCCGACCGGTTCGCGCCCTACCTCGAGCTGTACGGCCGGGCCGCGGAGAAGTTCGGCACGACCGCGCACCCGGTCGGCATGCACTCGCCCGGGTTCGTCGCCGACACCGACGAGGCCGCCGCACGCATCGCCTGGCCGCACTTCAAGGCGTCGCGCGACCGCATCGGCCGTGACCGCGGCTGGCCGCCGGTCACGGCGCGTGACTACGAGCGCGAGATCGCGCACGGCTCGCTCTACCTCGGGTCGCCCGAGACGGTCGCCCAGAAGATGGCTGCGGCCATTCGCACGCTCGGCGTCGGTCGGTTCGACATGATCTACACGACCGGGTCGACGCCCGCCGCCGACCGTCTGCGGTCGGTCGAGCTGTATGGCACCGAGGTGATCCCGCGGGTACGCGAGCTGCTGGCGGCCGACGCGACGGTGCCGGCCGCGGCGGCGCAGGCATGA
- a CDS encoding carboxypeptidase regulatory-like domain-containing protein, translating to MIPRPVPLQRAVLALVTASALLLGILAGTAPAQAATTVVTGTITSFDGHPVSTGVELYVNIAEPGQTPLWSSTQQVFSDENGVYRFDEGLDATQYRIGVAPQSLSSYDEETGETTFTNLAPVFHPAARTVESATTVKVPAGRTTTVDITSPEGGVVSGTVTGQPDLRHDNLAVIAQYRDPATGTWGTAGFAPVFEEGHAYDLVLQPGSYKLRFYDGNGYHYTEYWNDAATRDAGQDVTVTAGGTLPGVDAELARAGRIEGRLTLASGAPVDTDNSFTTIERRDPATGTWSQVDDVDGGYLDAEGRFGFGPLVAGTYRVKAVSNEYPDTYYGGGTEGTPITVETSQVVTGIDLSLTKPGSVSGAVQLPTGKAAPGATVVVYAKAESGTWTQVDESSTDSRGGYVIGDVPAGTYAVQVFPGNPAYAPQVYLGKTSLDAGTPVTVKDGTRTRLSTVKLAAGATVSGTITLPKGVSDRVARTVDVIDPASGDLVSSVVASKRGSGTSWTYAVPGLAAGSYQVQFARSSGSSLATGLYFKNVPETQGRASATAVKVTAGKTTPSVNATLRTGATITGRVLDTRGEPLRCSVLAVSADGTLTTRSAVSSSSTGTFTISGLSAGQYKVLVQGDESACVADPQSNDETSGYYFDGDDTAGRTTWDPAQANLVTVEGTGTSALADQYYGPVEGDTFDSAPAPTVTGKAAVGSRLASDTAGDATPGQDGIAYQWLRNGKPISGATETGYTVVAADAGTVLTVRYTWRKEGYVDVVTASRDVKIGASNLAKPTISGTPAVGRTLKAARGTWAGTGWTYGYQWYRGDAAIKGATASTYTPTRSDRSKTLTVRVTARKTGFASATAASAGTKVR from the coding sequence GTGATCCCACGCCCCGTCCCCCTGCAGCGCGCCGTGCTCGCGCTCGTCACCGCCTCCGCCCTCCTGCTCGGCATCCTCGCCGGCACCGCACCCGCCCAGGCCGCCACCACGGTCGTCACCGGCACCATCACCTCCTTCGACGGCCACCCGGTGTCCACCGGGGTCGAGCTCTACGTCAACATCGCGGAGCCCGGCCAGACCCCGCTGTGGAGCTCGACGCAGCAGGTCTTCAGCGACGAGAACGGCGTCTACCGCTTCGACGAGGGACTGGACGCCACCCAGTACCGCATCGGCGTCGCGCCGCAGTCGCTGTCGAGCTACGACGAGGAGACGGGCGAGACGACCTTCACGAACCTCGCACCCGTCTTCCACCCCGCCGCCCGCACGGTCGAGTCCGCCACGACCGTGAAGGTCCCCGCCGGACGCACCACCACCGTCGACATCACCTCCCCCGAGGGCGGGGTCGTCTCCGGCACCGTCACGGGACAGCCCGACCTGCGCCACGACAACCTCGCTGTCATCGCCCAGTACCGCGACCCGGCGACGGGCACCTGGGGAACGGCCGGCTTCGCACCGGTCTTCGAGGAGGGCCACGCCTACGACCTCGTCCTGCAGCCCGGCAGCTACAAGCTGCGCTTCTACGACGGCAACGGCTACCACTACACGGAGTACTGGAACGACGCCGCCACCCGCGACGCCGGCCAGGACGTGACGGTCACCGCCGGCGGCACCCTCCCCGGCGTCGACGCCGAGCTGGCCCGTGCGGGCCGCATCGAGGGTCGTCTGACCCTGGCCAGCGGCGCCCCGGTCGACACCGACAACTCCTTCACGACGATCGAGCGACGCGACCCGGCCACCGGCACGTGGTCGCAGGTCGACGACGTCGACGGTGGCTACCTCGACGCGGAGGGGCGGTTCGGCTTCGGACCCCTCGTGGCCGGCACCTACCGCGTGAAGGCCGTCTCGAACGAGTACCCCGACACCTACTACGGCGGAGGCACCGAAGGCACCCCGATCACGGTCGAGACCAGCCAGGTCGTCACCGGCATCGACCTCAGCCTCACCAAGCCCGGCTCGGTCTCCGGTGCCGTGCAGCTGCCGACCGGCAAGGCCGCTCCCGGCGCGACCGTCGTCGTCTACGCGAAGGCGGAGTCCGGCACCTGGACCCAGGTCGACGAGTCGTCGACCGACAGCCGCGGCGGCTACGTCATCGGCGACGTCCCGGCCGGCACGTACGCCGTGCAGGTCTTCCCGGGCAACCCGGCGTACGCGCCCCAGGTCTACCTCGGCAAGACCTCGCTGGACGCGGGCACGCCGGTCACCGTCAAGGACGGCACGCGCACCCGCCTGTCGACCGTGAAGCTCGCCGCCGGCGCCACCGTGTCGGGCACCATCACGCTGCCGAAGGGCGTCAGCGACCGGGTCGCGCGCACCGTCGACGTCATCGACCCGGCGTCCGGTGACCTCGTCTCGAGCGTGGTCGCGTCGAAGCGGGGCTCCGGCACCAGCTGGACGTACGCCGTGCCGGGTCTGGCCGCCGGCTCCTACCAGGTGCAGTTCGCACGCTCGAGCGGTTCGTCGCTCGCCACCGGGCTGTACTTCAAGAACGTCCCGGAGACGCAGGGACGCGCGAGCGCCACGGCGGTCAAGGTGACGGCGGGCAAGACGACGCCGTCGGTCAACGCGACGCTGCGCACCGGTGCCACGATCACGGGCCGTGTGCTCGACACGCGGGGCGAGCCGCTGCGCTGCTCGGTCCTGGCCGTGTCGGCCGACGGCACGCTGACCACGCGGTCCGCGGTGTCGTCCTCCTCGACGGGCACCTTCACCATCTCCGGGCTCAGCGCCGGGCAGTACAAGGTCCTCGTCCAGGGCGACGAGTCGGCGTGCGTCGCCGACCCTCAGTCGAACGACGAGACCTCGGGCTACTACTTCGACGGCGACGACACCGCAGGTCGCACGACCTGGGACCCCGCGCAGGCGAACCTGGTGACGGTCGAGGGCACGGGCACGAGCGCCCTGGCCGACCAGTACTACGGCCCGGTCGAGGGTGACACGTTCGACAGTGCACCCGCCCCGACCGTCACGGGCAAGGCCGCCGTCGGCTCGCGCCTGGCGTCGGACACGGCCGGTGACGCCACCCCCGGCCAGGACGGCATCGCCTACCAGTGGCTCCGCAACGGCAAGCCCATCAGCGGCGCCACCGAGACGGGCTACACGGTCGTCGCGGCCGACGCCGGCACGGTCCTGACCGTCCGGTACACCTGGCGCAAGGAGGGCTACGTCGATGTCGTCACGGCCTCCCGCGACGTCAAGATCGGCGCGTCCAACCTGGCCAAGCCGACGATCTCGGGCACGCCTGCGGTCGGCAGGACGCTGAAGGCCGCCCGCGGCACGTGGGCTGGCACGGGCTGGACCTACGGCTACCAGTGGTACCGCGGAGACGCGGCCATCAAGGGCGCCACGGCGTCGACCTACACGCCCACGCGGAGCGACCGCTCCAAGACGCTGACCGTGCGGGTCACCGCTCGCAAGACCGGGTTCGCGAGTGCCACCGCCGCGAGCGCGGGCACGAAGGTCCGCTGA
- a CDS encoding bestrophin family protein translates to MITSRLPRSASVWRPLLVPTIMLLTWDVGVTVAFQLHWFEFPGITIQYTLYGTAIALFLGFMVNAGYARWWEARTLWGSIVNHSRNVAREATTLLDPTVPNARRELGPDMVRAQIAYVHSLRTSLRQQDPPPEIDRYLSRDAAVRVKNASSGPTATLTHLGRLLAEARRRGMIDDFARVQVESTLSVLTDAQGGLERIKKTPLPVQYRLLPSFFARTFCIILPFAVYQDLQWWTPIGSGLVGMMFLLAVQVGKDLADPFSDDVHDVPMTAISRTIEIDLLEMIGADAPGPVNPVGQVLW, encoded by the coding sequence ATGATCACCTCGCGCCTCCCGAGGTCAGCATCCGTCTGGCGACCGCTGCTCGTGCCGACGATCATGCTGCTCACCTGGGACGTCGGGGTGACCGTCGCGTTCCAGCTGCACTGGTTCGAGTTCCCGGGCATCACGATCCAGTACACGCTCTACGGCACGGCCATCGCCCTGTTCCTCGGCTTCATGGTCAACGCGGGCTACGCGCGGTGGTGGGAGGCGCGCACCCTCTGGGGCAGCATCGTCAACCACTCGCGGAACGTGGCACGCGAGGCGACCACGCTGCTCGACCCGACCGTGCCGAACGCGCGGCGCGAGCTCGGCCCCGACATGGTGCGCGCCCAGATCGCCTACGTGCACAGCCTGCGGACGTCGCTGCGCCAGCAGGACCCCCCGCCGGAGATCGACCGCTACCTCTCGCGTGACGCCGCCGTCCGGGTCAAGAACGCCAGCAGCGGCCCGACGGCCACGCTCACCCACCTGGGTCGGCTCCTCGCCGAGGCGCGTCGTCGCGGCATGATCGACGACTTCGCCCGCGTGCAGGTCGAGTCGACGCTCAGCGTCCTGACCGACGCGCAGGGCGGCCTGGAGCGGATCAAGAAGACCCCGCTGCCCGTGCAGTACCGGCTGCTGCCGTCGTTCTTCGCCCGCACGTTCTGCATCATCCTGCCGTTCGCGGTCTACCAGGACCTGCAGTGGTGGACGCCGATCGGCTCGGGCCTGGTCGGCATGATGTTCCTGCTCGCGGTCCAGGTCGGCAAGGACCTCGCGGACCCGTTCTCCGACGACGTGCACGACGTCCCGATGACGGCGATCAGCCGCACGATCGAGATCGACCTGCTCGAGATGATCGGTGCGGACGCCCCCGGCCCGGTGAACCCCGTCGGACAGGTGCTCTGGTGA
- a CDS encoding XdhC family protein, which translates to MTVADAALASAARWVQDSPVALATVVGTSGSAPRQAGATMVVAGDGRIAGSVSGGCVEAAVVDLAEATLASGEPTLRTFGFAADDLFDVGLTCGGRIEVLVQRVGPDDGLADVAARVATGGAVAVVTVLEHPDRRRVGERLVVDGATLDAAPAEAARPDAATPASGATGLRRALQERAQAMLASGATGVVHCGPDGSPLASGVRAFVQTWTPPPRLVVLGAVDFARALAGAGRFLGYDVTVCDARPAFTTADRFPDAHRVVVDWPHRYLDAEVAAGRIDARTVVCVLTHDARFDVPTLTRALRLPVAYVGAMGSRRTHRERLEQLRAAGLTSEELERLHSPLGLDLGARTPEETAISILAEVVAVRRGGTGRGLGDTDGPIHRRSGSAGGRGVDDAYLSRT; encoded by the coding sequence GTGACGGTCGCCGACGCCGCCCTCGCGAGCGCCGCTCGCTGGGTGCAGGACTCGCCCGTCGCGCTGGCCACGGTCGTCGGCACGTCCGGCTCCGCGCCGCGCCAGGCGGGCGCGACGATGGTGGTCGCGGGCGACGGTCGCATCGCCGGGTCGGTGTCGGGCGGCTGCGTGGAGGCAGCGGTCGTCGACCTCGCCGAGGCCACGCTGGCGTCGGGCGAGCCGACGCTGCGCACGTTCGGCTTCGCGGCGGACGACCTGTTCGACGTCGGGCTCACCTGCGGCGGGCGCATCGAGGTGCTCGTCCAGCGCGTGGGGCCAGACGACGGGCTGGCCGACGTGGCGGCGCGGGTCGCCACCGGCGGCGCCGTCGCGGTCGTGACGGTGCTGGAGCACCCGGACCGGCGGCGGGTGGGGGAGCGGCTGGTCGTCGACGGCGCGACCCTCGACGCAGCTCCTGCTGAGGCGGCCCGTCCTGACGCAGCGACGCCGGCGAGCGGCGCGACCGGCTTACGTCGGGCGCTGCAGGAGCGTGCCCAGGCCATGCTGGCGAGCGGTGCCACCGGTGTCGTGCACTGCGGACCCGACGGCTCGCCGCTCGCGTCCGGTGTGCGGGCGTTCGTGCAGACGTGGACGCCGCCGCCGCGACTCGTGGTCCTCGGCGCCGTCGACTTCGCGCGCGCCCTGGCTGGGGCTGGACGCTTCCTCGGCTACGACGTCACCGTCTGCGACGCCCGGCCCGCCTTCACGACCGCCGACCGGTTCCCTGACGCCCACCGCGTGGTCGTCGACTGGCCGCACCGCTACCTGGACGCCGAGGTGGCCGCCGGTCGGATCGACGCTCGGACGGTGGTGTGCGTGCTCACCCACGACGCCCGCTTCGACGTGCCGACGCTGACCCGCGCGCTGCGCCTCCCCGTCGCCTACGTCGGGGCGATGGGCTCGCGGCGCACCCACCGGGAGCGACTCGAGCAGCTGCGCGCCGCCGGCCTGACGAGCGAGGAGCTCGAACGGCTGCACTCGCCGCTCGGCCTCGACCTGGGCGCGCGCACGCCGGAGGAGACGGCCATCAGCATCCTCGCCGAGGTCGTCGCCGTCCGTCGTGGCGGCACCGGACGCGGGCTCGGCGACACCGACGGGCCGATCCACCGTCGGTCCGGCTCCGCCGGCGGTCGAGGCGTCGACGACGCCTACCTGAGCCGCACGTAG
- a CDS encoding FdhF/YdeP family oxidoreductase — MDDAPHDDETTGLTVDEPSAWAAGVPAVRHALEYSLEQTTVPRTARTLLTMNQVDGIDCPGCAWPDPEVGHRSRNEYCENGAKHINDEATRRRVTPEFFRAHPVDDLASRSDRWLNQQGRLTEPMVKRPGTDHYEPIGWNEAFALVADELRSLDSPDQASFYTSGRVSNEAAFLFQLFARAYGTNNLPDCSNMCHESSGFALHETLGTGKGSVSLLDLENADLIFLVGQNPGSNHPRQLSALETAKLNGARIVAVNPLPEAGLRRFKNPQKPRGVVGRGTEIADRLLQVRPGGDLALFQALNRMLLEAEDRAPGTVLDRDFIESSTDGFEAFAEHVRGVDLAEVLEETGLTLDEIGAVHEDVLQSDRVVVCWAMGLTQQRHAVPTIREIVNFLLLRGNVGRPGTGPCPVRGHSNVQGDRTMGIWEQMPDAFLDSLRDEFGFEPPREHGRDAVGTIRAMRDGEVSVFFGLAGNFVRAAPDSEATEAALRRCRLTVQVSTKLNRSHAVCGETALILPALGRTELDVQDSGPQFLTVEDSMSQVHTTRGRLTPASPHLLSEVAIVCRLARATLDGSQAIPWTDFEADYGHVRDRISRIVPGFHDYDRRVTRPGGFTLPNPVNEGVFPTETGAARFTTNRGRATRAPAGHLVLQTLRSHDQWNTVPYTDDDRYRGIHGSRQVVMVNRDDLLDLGLSDGDTVDVVGVWDDGVDRRASGFTVVAYPTPRGGAAAYYPETNVLVPLDSVAETSNQPTYKDVVVRLEKVGSRPDRAPEGATT; from the coding sequence ATGGACGACGCACCGCACGACGACGAGACCACGGGCCTGACGGTCGACGAGCCCAGCGCCTGGGCAGCCGGCGTGCCGGCGGTCAGGCACGCGCTGGAGTACTCGCTGGAGCAGACCACCGTTCCCCGAACGGCCCGCACCCTGCTCACCATGAACCAGGTCGACGGCATCGACTGCCCGGGGTGCGCCTGGCCCGACCCGGAGGTCGGGCACCGTTCGCGCAACGAGTACTGCGAGAACGGCGCGAAGCACATCAACGACGAGGCGACGCGGCGTCGGGTGACGCCCGAGTTCTTCCGCGCCCACCCGGTCGACGACCTCGCGTCCCGATCGGACCGGTGGCTCAACCAGCAGGGTCGCCTGACCGAGCCCATGGTCAAGCGACCGGGCACCGACCACTACGAGCCGATCGGCTGGAACGAGGCGTTCGCCCTCGTGGCCGACGAGCTGAGGTCGCTCGACTCGCCCGACCAGGCGTCCTTCTACACGTCGGGACGCGTGAGCAACGAGGCGGCGTTCCTCTTCCAGCTGTTCGCGCGGGCGTACGGCACGAATAACCTGCCCGACTGCAGCAACATGTGCCACGAGTCGAGCGGCTTCGCGCTGCACGAGACGCTCGGCACCGGCAAGGGCTCGGTGAGCCTGCTCGACCTCGAGAACGCCGACCTGATCTTCCTCGTCGGCCAGAACCCTGGGTCGAACCACCCGCGACAGCTGTCGGCGCTGGAGACCGCCAAGCTCAACGGTGCGCGGATCGTCGCCGTCAACCCGCTGCCCGAGGCGGGCCTGCGCCGGTTCAAGAACCCGCAGAAGCCGCGCGGCGTGGTGGGTCGGGGGACCGAGATCGCCGACCGGCTCCTGCAGGTGCGTCCCGGTGGCGACCTCGCGCTGTTCCAGGCGCTCAACCGGATGCTGCTGGAGGCCGAGGACCGGGCGCCGGGCACGGTGCTGGACCGCGACTTCATCGAGTCGAGCACCGACGGCTTCGAGGCGTTCGCCGAGCACGTGCGGGGCGTGGACCTGGCGGAGGTGCTCGAGGAGACCGGCCTGACGCTGGACGAGATCGGTGCCGTGCACGAGGACGTGCTGCAGAGCGACCGCGTCGTGGTCTGCTGGGCCATGGGGCTGACCCAGCAGCGGCACGCCGTCCCGACGATCCGCGAGATCGTGAACTTCCTGCTCCTGCGCGGCAACGTGGGTCGCCCGGGCACGGGCCCCTGCCCGGTCCGGGGGCACAGCAACGTGCAGGGCGACCGCACGATGGGCATCTGGGAGCAGATGCCCGACGCGTTCCTCGACTCCCTGCGCGACGAGTTCGGCTTCGAGCCGCCGCGCGAGCACGGTCGCGACGCCGTCGGGACGATCCGCGCGATGCGCGACGGCGAGGTGAGCGTCTTCTTCGGCCTGGCCGGCAACTTCGTGCGCGCGGCGCCCGACAGCGAGGCCACCGAGGCCGCCCTGCGCCGGTGCCGGTTGACCGTGCAGGTCTCGACCAAGCTCAACCGCTCCCACGCGGTGTGCGGGGAGACCGCGCTGATCCTGCCGGCGCTCGGCCGCACCGAGCTCGATGTCCAGGACAGCGGTCCCCAGTTCCTGACCGTCGAGGACTCGATGAGCCAGGTCCACACCACGAGAGGACGGCTCACGCCCGCGTCGCCGCACCTGCTGAGCGAGGTCGCCATCGTGTGCCGCCTCGCGCGGGCCACGCTCGACGGCTCCCAGGCGATCCCGTGGACCGACTTCGAGGCCGACTACGGGCACGTGCGCGACCGCATCTCCCGCATCGTCCCAGGCTTCCACGACTACGACCGGCGCGTGACGCGCCCGGGTGGCTTCACCCTGCCGAACCCGGTGAACGAGGGTGTCTTCCCGACGGAGACGGGCGCGGCACGGTTCACCACCAACCGCGGTCGCGCGACGCGCGCGCCCGCCGGCCACCTGGTGCTCCAGACCCTGCGCTCGCACGACCAGTGGAACACCGTCCCCTACACCGACGACGACCGCTACCGCGGCATCCACGGCAGCCGCCAGGTGGTGATGGTGAACCGCGACGACCTGCTCGACCTCGGCCTGTCCGACGGCGACACCGTCGACGTCGTGGGGGTCTGGGACGACGGCGTGGACCGTCGCGCGTCGGGGTTCACGGTGGTGGCCTACCCGACACCGCGCGGAGGAGCCGCGGCCTACTACCCCGAGACCAACGTGCTCGTCCCGCTCGACAGCGTCGCCGAGACGAGCAACCAGCCGACCTACAAGGACGTGGTGGTGCGGCTGGAGAAGGTGGGCTCGCGCCCGGACCGCGCGCCGGAGGGAGCCACGACCTGA